In Brienomyrus brachyistius isolate T26 chromosome 2, BBRACH_0.4, whole genome shotgun sequence, the genomic window CAAACATCACCAGCATCACTCAATCCAGGTATGTGCATGTGGCCCACCTCCCCGGGCCCACCTCACCCGGCCCACCTCGCCCGACCCACCTCGCCCGACCCACCTCACCCGGCCCACCTCGCCCGACCCACCTCACCGGGCCCACCTCGCCCGGCCAACCTCACCGGGCCCACCTCGCCCGGCTCACCTCACCCGGCCCACCTCACCCGGACCGTTGCCTAGTTAGCTGTCTTAATTCCTTTCCCTATGGCAGTGAGCCTTTCACAGTCTGGGTGCCAGGTGACCCCCATGCCAGGTTATCGACACAGTAGCtttatggggggaggggtggtgctGTGAGGAAAGGGGGGCGGGGGCTAACCTCAGAGAGTGGGTCAGAGCAGATAAAATGTAGCTGAAGCTAAGACAGAAATGGCTGGAATGTCATTAGATGGTTGGTCCCAGTGctccttgggggggggaggctcacttgagtgtgtgcgcatgtttgtgtgtgtgtgtgtgtgtgtgtgtgtgtgtggggtgggggacaGCTGTTATCACACACCCCAAAACAAGCAGAGGAGACCCAGCTCATTAGACAGGCGCATTATGTAAGGCGCTCCAGAATAGATAGCAGCATGTCTGTCAAGTGTCCAGATGACTGGGGAGTGGCCGCCAGAGGACGGAGCCCGTGCTTTCCCACGTCTTCTGGCTGCCCTGGGAGGTCAACACCACCCAAGTGGTTGTGAAAAACGTGCACGAGTGCCTGGACAGCATTCGCTAGAACCGTAAATGGTTCACACACAGAGCTTGGAATCTCTGAGGATCTCCTGCTCTTCTCCGCTTGGAACGAGAGAGGCACATGACTGTTGGGCTGTGTTATCCCCAGGTCTCCATGGAGACTCAAACACTATCACCCTCAGCTCCAAACTGCCACGCTTATCATGTTGTCAACACCCACCCGAGGGTCGTGGCCATTGACTGGCCTCACGGCAGCTATTTTGAAAGTCCGTTACCGGACTTGCGAGCCCGTATTGAGATACTTGACATTCACAGAAGTGTCTCAGCTCGCCTTGCCTTCTCTAAGTGTTTGATTGCTGAAATGCAGCCAAGCACAAATCAGCAGAACTTCCAGAAACttccgaggtttgactgtatcTCTCACCTAAGTCTGTGACAACTGTTTGAGCACATGTGTGCCCTGTTCTTGGAGACCATAGCATGCAGATGGTGGAAAAAGCTGCAGCTCCCAAAACTTCAGACAGACATTTACAGAGGTTGCATCTAACACGCATCTTCTCAGACATTCTGATTCGCTCTCCTTGCAGTGTTCTTCAAAAAGATAATGTCCATAAAAGTCCATTTTCCTGGCTCTCTTTTCGTAGGTCTTCTTCTTAACCATCATAAAATTCATATATGGTATCTCATAGGCCTTGAGTCTACCTACCATCTTTCAACAAAGACTTTGAAGACTCCTAGACCTTATTTCATTCTGAATGCCTCTTCTGGGGGCTGTGCTCCTGAATGTCAAGAACATGGTCAATGAAGCAAGTATCCATCCTTCCAAATcacccatttacaaaaaataaacaaactttCAAACAAGATTCCCATCTTCTCCCACCCCGGCCACAGAGCGCACTCACTAGGAAGTCATCACAACCCGAATCCCAACCATGTTTACAAAGTCCTCATTAAGGAAAAAGGCAGATAACAATGTACACAGAAAAAACTCAGAGCTTCCCATTTCAGAGATAAGAGTGAGAAAGAAAGTGAGCAAGGGGAAGAGAGGCTTGGGGAAGGAAAAGCAGAAGAAAAGAGATGCCACAGCAGGACGAAGCTGGACCAGGCTCTTGCCAGAACTTCAAGTTTCCGGAAAAATATATCAAAGGCATGCATGGGACATAAGGGAGAAACACAAATTCCTCAGAAGATCTGGTGGTCATAAAAGAGCCAGAGGAGCAGAGAGAGGTAAACTCTCCACACTTATCTGCAGAAAGGGTTACCGCCACAGCCCTGCCCTCTCCACCGAATCACAAGATCAACAAGGACAAACCTGCTTTTTAACCCCTTGCCAAAACGACGTCCCCAAAGAGCGTGAAAGCGAGCTGAGCCCCAGGTTTCCGAGGTGTTACCACTGCTGTGTGTTCATGCTGCTCCGCTGCACCTGCAGAGCTTACAAAGTCCAAACGAATCCTCAACTACTCTGAACACTGAACTCTCCCGTGACAATGGCTAAGGTTCGGATCTTCCAACTGTGGGGCGTCTATGTAACTTTCTTCTTTCCACTTCTCCCCTTTTGGCCCCGCTGGGGCCAGGGCAGCCCTATCATGGCCCCGGAGATGGCCGAGAACCGGGGGGGTTCCATGGACTCCTTGCTGCTGGAGCAGGATGAAGATCTGGACATGCAGAACTTCTTCGAGACCTTGAGGGGACAGTTCCTGCGCACCTTCAACTTGTCAGGCATGGGCCCACCGCTGCAATCCAGGGGGTCCCGCGTGGAGCCACCAGAGTACATGCTGGAGCTGTACAACCGTTTCGCCAGCGACCGCTCCGCCATGCCTTCCGCCAACATTATCCGTAGCTTCAAGAATGAAGGTACTCCTCCACCCCCCGTGTCCCTAAGCTTCACACCCAGCTTCACCGACAAATTCCACAGctctctgcatgttcttaattcGGGATCACTATTTATCGACGCATTTTCAGCTCCTGTCTTTACACACGTTTACACAAAGTTAAGCCCAAAGTGTTGTGGATTAATGCCAATGTTGGtgacagatttcattttcaccatCACTACTCCCAGTGTGCAGTTGTGGTTTGTCAGCTTCTTGGTGCAGGATTTTGCTAAATATCTTTTGGGTGGAACAGATAAAAGCTGATAATTAAGCCCTGGTTTGTGATGAACTTCAGGATCAGTGGCAGAAACACTGTCTCTGCCTGGTTTGGTGGTTTATTACATCAGTGGCTCAGAAATTCAATGGAGAGTTGGTTGAAAAGCAGGAagcgatttttttttatcagcgaGTTCAGCTTTAACAAGTGACAGCTAATTTGGCAGTTTCACTTTACAATTTATTATCAAGTTACACGTCTAGATACCACTTGCATGCAAACATAAATCATGCAATGCTTTCTAAATAATGATATGAATTGTGTAATATAACGTGATTTAATCTAATATAATGTGAAACAAAACTGAAACTGCTTAGTTATTTCGGTCAACCAAGgatgtatttttttctccttcatAAATTTATACTGCATGCACATTATTTCAAATGTATCTATCTGTCCTCTGACTTCTGCTAAGGGCAAAAAGCTGGAAGTCTCCCTAGGCCATCACAGGCTACATGCAGTGCATGCACACAAAAATACTCTGCGGAGAGACACATTAGCCAGaccgcatgtctttggaatgctgGGGGAAACCTGTGCAGTACAGGGCGAGTATACAGATCCCACACACAGAACagagatgggattcaaaccctgaGGTGTGAGGTAGCAGCAGCCAATCCCTGCGCCACTGTGCTACCCTGAAATGCCTTCCCGTTAGCTCTACTGATTACAGTTTAGGTAAATATTAAACtatatgtgtgtgcatataaAGCGTAGCCCTAACCACAGACCCATGCATGTTTATGATGCATTAAGTAGTCTTATGGAGCAAAAGTTGTCAAAAACACATGATTGCATGGTCACATAGCAGAGGTAACACTTCACTGATCTCTGTCTTcttgtgtcttttttttttgattgcttttattttactgtatttaCTCTGCTTCTGTATCTACCGCAGACTCTTCCCCCGACAGCGTCGGGCTGGGTGGGGTGAGGAGACACCCGCTCCTCTTCAACGTTTCCATCCCCCACCACGAGCGCGTCACTGCAGCACAGCTGCGGCTCTACACCTTGGTGCAGAGGGACCGGCGCCTCTATGCTGGAGTTGATCGCAAGGTGACCATCTTCGAGGTGAGGGGGCAGCAGCAAGAAGCAGACGGCCACGTGAAGGAGAGTGAAGGGCCAGGGGAGGATGAGGAAGGAGAGCCGCTGAAATGGGTGGAGTTGGCCTCACGGCAGGTCTATGGCACGGGCAGTGGCTGGGAGTCCTTCGATCTGACTGCTGCTGTCCGGCAGTGGCACAAATCGGAATATAGCACCACCCACAGGCTGGAGGTACACATTGCAAGTCTGAACACCCTGGGTGAAGTAGGACATTTTGTAAGCAGAGATGGTGCAGAAGGTGGGATGTTAGGTGGAGACATGGACATTGACATGAGTCCTAAGGCCAAACACAAGCCCTTGCTCATTGTGTTCTCTGATGATCAGAGTGGAGATCATCGTGGTGACAAACGAGAGCTGAATGAAATGATTGAACATGAGAACCTAGGGGTGGGACTTCAGGAAAACCTGGAGCTGGGTCTGAATGAACTGTGGG contains:
- the bmp10 gene encoding bone morphogenetic protein 10; its protein translation is MAKVRIFQLWGVYVTFFFPLLPFWPRWGQGSPIMAPEMAENRGGSMDSLLLEQDEDLDMQNFFETLRGQFLRTFNLSGMGPPLQSRGSRVEPPEYMLELYNRFASDRSAMPSANIIRSFKNEDSSPDSVGLGGVRRHPLLFNVSIPHHERVTAAQLRLYTLVQRDRRLYAGVDRKVTIFEVRGQQQEADGHVKESEGPGEDEEGEPLKWVELASRQVYGTGSGWESFDLTAAVRQWHKSEYSTTHRLEVHIASLNTLGEVGHFVSRDGAEGGMLGGDMDIDMSPKAKHKPLLIVFSDDQSGDHRGDKRELNEMIEHENLGVGLQENLELGLNELWGDQHGASEEEEQDEEALIQMRSNLIYDTASRIRRNAKGSQCKRTSLYVEFKDIGWDSWILAPTGYEAYECSGTCSYPLTKHVTPTKHAIVQTLVNLKSPQKVSRACCVPTKLDPISLLYLDDTGVVTYKYKYDGMVVAECGCR